Proteins encoded within one genomic window of Nitrospinaceae bacterium:
- a CDS encoding response regulator: MPEKKHHILVVEDEPVSREMLADFLKKEGFLVSKAKNGLQMKSVLVTSRVRVDLVLLDIGLPGKDGIQLAKELRSRSDVGIIFVTGKTSKETRIEGLETGGDDYITKPYDEQELLARSHAVIRRSTAVSAHSTQENFTDLTPREIAESEEDALEDDSKTPLPVNIVEFINTSGRLSFVDLQSIAQRHSKRIFSRLLVRPVLKGVGLVSGIATDEMGGDGSTKLFRLSGSEEEHEIKTSKAAAETIYPFIKRVGSTSPGFNYSAGRTFDNDIIIPDFAVSEKHADFFIKADHYSLTDCGSVNGTAVDGVTLASGEDEVMLQDGAKIRIGRFLLTFLMPDTLYDELSADPAEDFI, encoded by the coding sequence ATGCCAGAGAAAAAACATCATATTCTTGTTGTCGAAGATGAGCCCGTTAGCCGGGAGATGCTGGCCGATTTCTTGAAAAAAGAGGGTTTTCTGGTCAGCAAGGCCAAGAACGGCCTCCAGATGAAGTCTGTTCTCGTGACCAGTCGGGTGAGAGTGGACCTGGTATTACTCGACATCGGACTGCCAGGAAAGGACGGTATTCAACTGGCCAAAGAACTCAGATCGCGCTCTGATGTGGGAATCATCTTTGTGACAGGAAAAACTTCTAAGGAAACGCGTATCGAGGGGTTAGAAACTGGCGGCGATGACTACATTACCAAGCCCTATGACGAGCAAGAACTTCTAGCCCGTTCACATGCGGTGATTCGGCGCTCGACCGCAGTGAGTGCGCATTCGACTCAGGAGAATTTCACCGACCTGACTCCCCGTGAAATTGCCGAAAGCGAGGAGGATGCGCTTGAGGATGACTCTAAAACGCCGCTGCCGGTTAATATCGTTGAGTTCATCAACACTTCGGGAAGACTCAGTTTTGTCGATTTGCAGAGCATCGCTCAGCGCCACTCGAAGCGGATTTTCTCAAGGCTCCTGGTCCGACCAGTTCTAAAAGGCGTGGGTCTGGTCTCGGGAATTGCAACGGATGAAATGGGTGGAGACGGCTCGACCAAGTTATTTCGATTGAGTGGCTCCGAGGAGGAGCATGAGATCAAGACCAGCAAGGCTGCGGCCGAGACGATTTATCCCTTTATCAAGCGGGTGGGATCGACTTCGCCAGGTTTTAATTATTCGGCGGGCCGCACGTTCGACAACGATATAATCATTCCCGATTTTGCCGTTTCGGAAAAGCATGCAGATTTTTTTATAAAAGCAGATCATTACAGTTTGACGGATTGCGGCTCTGTGAACGGCACGGCAGTGGACGGGGTAACTCTGGCTTCAGGAGAGGATGAAGTCATGCTCCAAGACGGCGCAAAAATCAGGAT